The genomic interval ACAACAAAGTTTCAGAAGACTATCCCAACAGTCAGCAACCATTTCAAATCTTGTAACTTACGTATTAATTCGGGAGTTATGACGGATAGTGAGTGGACAACCTTATTTTCGAGCTCATAGCGTCCATTTTCTAGCAGCATTCTAGTAGCAAGAGCAAACCATTTTCAAACACCAACCGAAACTTTATCAAATATATTACGGCAACTAGGCTTTCTGTTAACTTTTAAAATGTGATTTAAAACCAACCAGCatgtattttataattttaaaatatgattcttGAAATCTGCATGTTTGAAGCACTGAAGTTTATGAACATACGATAGAAATATATATTATGAACATGAATTATTCTTATTTTTCATGATTCATCCTTACCTCTTAGAggataaaaatataaaagattGATATCATTTAGCCATAAAATTAGTAATTTGTTCCGTGCACAAATACCTATTTAGACATGAAAAGTCTGAATATTTTGCAACACATGTTATATTGGAAATTTTGTTGCAAATGATTTTAAAGGATTGGAGGATTATTCCTCCCGCTTATTGAGTACGACCATTTCACTCACCCACTCTTAGATAAGAAGGAAGAGATCAAAGAAGACGAGCAAGCACAGTTCTGGACTGTTGAACAAGATTCGATTAATTCTATTGTTcagtttatattatattaatctgCTGCATTGATTTATGCATTTTGTTGTtactattttatattttattatatatttgaacGTGTAAATATAATGTATTTAGATATTGTGGATGAATACACAGACTAGTTTATGAAATTTGTACTTTCAAAACTAGTTATTTTCGAATGTATAATTTGATAACAATGCTGGTGTCACTCGTGACTGATCTTACAATTGAAGTTTATGTCAAAGAATTCAAACATATTATTTCTGACATGGAGACTGAGGATGTTTTTGGGATTTATGACAATTTACCCATAGTAAAACTTGAGCCATCCACAACAAATATCATATGGTGTCAAAAGCTCCATCGGTTCATGCTATACAAACCCTTGCCAACATCACCAATTTGGTTCATTCGATTTTGTAGTAGGATTAATATCCTAACTCGGTTCCGAACCTGAGGCGAGTCCCAAGGGACCTCTGTTTCACAACTTTAGAAGAGAAATGAGCAACAAACATACTCCATTGAGGTAATCTTTCTTCAGCttttttattaatcatataGCTATTGTTTGTAATAGCTTATTTTAATTGCTTCTCATCTTTTACAAACAATTTTAAAACGTTTCATTGACCAGAAGTTTGAAAACACTTAAAATAAACTCTTGTAAACACAACCATAGTAAGATAGTTTTTGCAAAAAATAAGCTTTTGTAAACACTATCATAATAAGATAGTGTctgtaaatattattaaaaaaaagtgaATAAACTTTTAATGTACAAATTTGCAAatctttaaaaaagaaaaatccataatcaatttttgaagcatttgCAACGCCACTGAAGTAATACTAGTGTACGAAAATCAAGAAGTGATGAAGGAGATGAGATTCTTTGTGGTGATTAAAACgtgggtttaaaatttctttgaaCAATTTTACAGTGACACTCGCTCAATGTTATACGTTTACTTTGTTTGATATTCTATAATTTcgtcaaaaaatttaaaaattttacgcTATCGTATTTATATTTTGTAAACGTTCTAACCAAGAAACaaagttttgatttaaaatgatcaaatatgaacaaaaaaatttacataATTCCACTACCACATAACAGGTTGTTATCATTTTGCCGGCTaagaaagatttgaactacccccAGTACTGTTTGGTGCCGACTGTCATAATTTGTCCTATGATGACAATAGCTGACACTATAAACCTATCTTCTATAGCAGAAACTGGATTTTGTTGGAGTCATAATAATCAGCCATTGTCAAATTTTGTTGAAGTTGAAAACAAAGAAACCTTGATCACCTTGTTTGCAGACTCAATGTTCCAGCCATGTGCAGACTCAAACTTCCTGAACCCCGACGAGGGCAAGGCACAAAATCCAGAAATTTACATGGTTTTATTACAGAAGATGAAAAGTTACAGGGGATAACAAAAGACGAAGAGGAAAGATGATGAAAATAACAAAGATCTTGGAGGAGCTATGCATCAGTTCTTTGCAGAAAAGAACAGTTGAAACTGATGGAACGTCTATGAAGTATATTGGAGTGAAATTTGGCAACGAGAAAACATCCATATTGGTACggtttttcaatatatatattttaataaaggaTAAAACAAGAAAAACAACAGTATGAAACTACACAATGACATCTTCTGACTGGTTTGAAATGTTACTGTTCAACCATAGGTACTGGCTCCTTGTgctataatatatatacaaatcAGATTGACAGGCATAAACAGGAAATAACCTGTACTTGATAGAAGTAAAAGAACAATTGAAAGCATCATATAACCAAAAGAAGAAAAAGGAAAGTAGGACAGTGTAAGAGGCCACAAACGTTATTGCAGTCTTGCGGTCATATAAGATTAACCACGGATTGATAGTAGGTAAAATGATCCCGCTAAAGGTTCAACTACATCAAAAGTATATTCATCAATGAAGTTACTTGGAAAACCAGAACTGATGACAGACACTTGTACTATTGCATGGTCTACAAAAAATACTGAAAGAAACTCTTCAGTTGCCTTCATATTTCGGATCAGCCATCACGAAATGATAAGCAATCACCAGCACAAATATAAAGATACCAAGAAAGTTGGCAAAGAAGCCCAGATCATTATCATCAATCATCTGTAACAAAGATTGCAAAAACAAGGTCAGCATAGTAGATACTCAGAAAGCATCAGAAGATTTCATAAATGGTTATACAAAATTCAAAGGAAAAGTATAGCAATTCTCAACAAGTGATGTGAACTTGATCGGGCGTGATGTGGTAACACTCCGAAAAGATTTCAAGAAATTTTGTTCTCCCATAATTGAAGATGAAGTATCGAGCACATTCAAGTGATCAAAGGAGTTCAAGGGAGCACCTCGTGGAATCGTTCCGGGTTGTCGCTCATTTTCGAGGCGCCACAGTGCAGTTTTGTATCACAGGAGCTGCTGAGGCAGCAAGGCACGTGCAGCTGGGCGCCACCCCACGAGCACCTGTGCGCCCCAGCCCGCACCAGCATGCACACAAGATGCACGCTGCGAAGCAGATTAATTTCTGAAACCTATTTTTCGagtttcttttatttttggaaCTTTGTTTTACATATACGGATTGAATTTTGGACGAAAAACATAACTTTGATAATACTTTTTAGAATACATTGAAGCTTTGACTATTCTCGACATTTTTGTATGTTcctaaaatcaaacttatcaaagtttaattactttgtggcgtttgtcaattgTTCTTCATGAAGATTGTCAAAGACAAATTTTTTGAAAGTTCCCTTGAGATCAATTGTTCGTGGGTGAATACACATTACTAATTTCAAATATTGAGAGAGTTTCTAAAAAAATCTTTTTATTCACTGAATTGTGGGGGTGACTACATCAAGTTCGTGTTTGCTTTACATGCGTAAAAAGATTAATATCATTTGGTACCATATCCCAGGTTCCTCTGATTCAAGTAATGATACCTTGTGTATCATTTGGTGATCAGAGCAAAGTTTTGAGACAAGTAAGTTATTTCACGTGTAAgctttaaaatttcaaatattccCTGGCTTAATGTCACAAAATTCTTGTGTTTGAGTTTCTTTTATTTTGGGGCTTTTTGATCGTGTTGATATTGTGGTTCTCAttaattgtaaaataaaataaaaaataattttcaacaaaaaaagtcatttgattttaaaaagAGAGTTTTCGACCCAAAAAAAAGTCCATCAatacaaaacaaaataaaaatagaagaaaGAGTGATTCGAATTTTCTTGCTTGCACATTAgcaacaaaaaaatttcttttaatgtGTTTGAGTCATATTCAGGTCtttcaaatttattgtttttgtcCAGTCAAGTTTCGTGAAGTTTGAACTTGTAAGTTTGATGTACACAAGCTACAAAACAGAAGTACCATTTCTACAAAATTCTCAATTTTGAGTGAATTATTTGAGTGCGAGTGTTTTATTCCTTAGAGTGACATGTGAGGTATTTGTAGTAGATAAAAAAAAGTGAGTGACTTGTTTTGGACTGACTAGAGAGAATTTGGATGAGAAACATACTCATGTTATTTTCTACTAACTTTTCTAGCAGGTACAACCACAGTTGTTAAAAGCGCTCGCCTCGCTCGCTTAAGCGCAAAGCGAGGTGACATGAATGCGTTTCGAGACAATCCGAAGCGCATCACGTGGATGAAGCGCACGCTTCTGTGCGCTTCGCTTGTGAGAGTcgcacaattttattttttttagtctGCCCAAGTCCAGTGTTTAGATCAAGTGCAGCATCCAAATTTAAGCCCGGCCCATCTGCATACTTAAAATCTCTAAACAGATCGCCTCTTGCCAGTATGCCTATTGTCTCTACTCTGCGGCTCTGCTTCTACTTTGCGGCGAGGGTTCTGCCCCTGCCTCGCTGCTCCGCCGTGTGGCCGCTGCCGCCGTGTTCCCTTCTCATTTGTTACCTAAAAATTGGTAAACCCTAATTTTAGGAATTTctgtaaaaaatttaaattgtgttttttttttatttttaataatataatagtgATTGGTATTCATATTTTAGAATTTAATCATGTCAAACACAACATTTTCATCAAATCGAAATGATATTGTTTGGGATTATGCAACAGTTCCGGATCCTAGAAATCCAAATATTGTATGTTGTTTTTGTGGTAAAATAACAAATGGTGGGATTTATTGGCACAAGCTACATTTAGTTGGGGGCAACAGTAATGTGAAAGCTTGTCCGAAATGTCCGGAGCATGTTATGGAAGAAATTTAAAGAGTTCACGCAAAAAAATAGTGTTTTAAAGAATCAAATGGATGATATTTTCCTCATTTAGATGATattgttgaattgaaagaagaTGAAGCTGAAGATGAAGAGGAAAGGGAAACGACCAATATCCGGTTCAAGTATCTCTCCTACAGTGCAGGGTAAAAGGTGTAAACAAGCAGGGCCTATTGATCTTTATTTTGTGAAAGATGTAGAAGAAATTGTCGAACAGAGACGTGCGAAAAATAAAGTTCACATTGAAGAAAATAAGAGAAGATACGATTCAGAAATTTGCTATGTGGATGTATGATGCCGGAATTCTTTTAATGTTGTTAAATATGATTCTTTGCAACCATTTATTGATGTTATTGGGACTTTTGGACTGGGAATGAAACCTCCAATATATCATGAAGTAAGAGTTAAGTATTTGAAGAATGATTTGACAAATACAAACCTGCTTCTCAAATCCCAGGAAGAAGATCATGCTAGGTATGGTTGTACAATCATGACAGATTGGTGGACAGATAAAAAAAGTAGaacttttataaattttttagtaAGTGGGCATAATGGAAGCATATTTGTTGAATCAGTGGATGCTTCAAGTTATTCTCACTGCTAATAAGATGTATGAGTTACTTTTTACATTTGTGAATCGAATTGGAGAACATAATGTGGTTAAATTGTATATTGAATTAAAATcagaattttttaatttttaaagtaaatttactttatttttttaggTCGTCTCTTGGAAAACAATTTGCCACACTTGTATTGTACTCCATATGCAGCTCATTGCTTAAATTTGATGTTTGAGGAAATATTCAAAATCCTAACCTCAAAAAATTGCGTGAACGGGCACTGAAGGTGAATGGTTATATTTACAGTAGAACACAATTGTTGAGCGTGATGAGGAAGTTTACTGCACACAGAGACATGGTAAGAACTGCAAAAACACGTTTCGCAACCGCTTTTTTGACTTAAAACCGATTTCAAGTTCAAGAAGCAAATCTGAGAAAGATGTTCACATCTGAAAAGTGGACAAAAAGTCGATATTCTAGAGAGGCGGCTGGAAAACGAGTTGCATAAGTGGATATTGATGCTTTCTTTTTGGAAAACTACAGTTTTTGCATTAAAAGTTGGCAGCCCATTGCTGAAAGTATTACAGCTAATAGACGGTGAAAAAAGTCCCTAATGGGTTACATCTATGAGACAATGGACATAGCCAAACAAGTTATCGCTgcatcatttaataataattaagagAAATATCGTGGTATTTTTGAAATCATCGACAAAATATTGAACATTCAACTCCATCATCCTTTGCATGCGGCTGGATATTTCTTAAATCCTCagtttttttaatcaaatcGTGACATAGAAAATGATGAAGAACTGTTGGAGGGTATGTACAAATGCACAACTAGGTTGGTGCGAAATGAAGATTTACAAGATAAGATCACAGATCAATTGGATAAATACAAAAAAGCAAGACTTTTTGGTTTACCCATGGCTATCAGACAAAGAGCTTCAAAATCACCaggtaaataatatttaatacaatattaatttatttctcaAACATTACTTATAATATAGATACAAACTTTGAATGATAAGAAATTTAATCTTATATTTTTTGTGTTTCAACTTTCAAGCTGATTGGTGGTCTTCTTATGGTGCATCAACACCTGAATTAAAAACATTTGCAATGAAGATTTTGTACCTCACATGCTTTTTTTCAGGTTGTGAGCGTAATTGAAGTGTATTTATACATGTAAGTTAGAAGTTTTTTATAcatattaaatttaatattatatagtATGAACTTAAGCTTcttattttctaattttttggcagatacatttaaaaaaaaagaaataggtTGTCTCAACAACGATTGAATGATTTGATATATATCAAATACAACAGAGCATTGAGGCGAAGATATGTCATACAAGATAAGATTGATCCTATTTCTTTGTCAGATCTAGATGATGGTACCGAATAGGGGTGagcattcggttaattcggttaccgaccgaaccgaattagtcataaccgaaccgaaccgaaccgaaccgaactgAACAGAAATATGTAGacataaccgaaccgaccgaattaattttcataaccgatgaaaaccgaaccgaattaaaataGGTTAATTcggtaaaaaaaattgtgacttaactttaattatatatgtgattttttttaacactacactttacacaaatgcataaaaacataaaatcacacatcacaaatgtataagttttatttgaacacaattaatacatattatatcgattttaaaattaaaaattaaaatatttataaaaattgataaataaaaaaaattattaaataataatatttattatatcggttaattcggttaaccgatttcaaaattttgaaaaccgtaaccgaaccgaattaaccgatataaccgaatttttttaatttgaaaaccgaatttccgaaataaccgaatTTCCAATTggctcggttcggtcggttaattcggtttaaccgaaatcttgctCACCCCTAGTACCGAATGGTTGTTGGGAAAGCTGGATGACAGTGACAAAGACAATGATGATAACGATTTTATCTTTGAAGATGATGATTTGCGTTGGAGTGATGTAGCACAAGCAGTGGGGGTTGGTGAAAGTGCATATAACTTTCAATCTCAAAATGCATCTACTTCAAAAGGAGCATCATCATCCACTTCAGTGAAAGGAAAGCAATCTTTAGCTTGAACTAGTCTTGTGGAAGAAGAAGAGATCGACATTGATGATAaaactgaagaagaagaagaagaggatATCGATGGATACAAATCAAGTGAAGGGGCTGATGAAGTAAATTTGGAAGATGACGATTATATTGACATTTGATATTTCATCTAtcacattttcataaaactttttattttatttttatttttatttttttgataatattttgtttattgCGTTTTTTTCCGTAAAGCGTGCGTTACGCTTTGCGCTTGAAGCCCCAAGAGACTTTAGCCTTTTTTTTGCACCTCGCGTTTTTGACAACTATGGGTACAACATGTCTGACGATCTTCAATTTCAAAATTTGGTTGGAGAATTGGGCAGAATTTGGGAGACTGAGTTCAAGCCTTTACGTGAAAGGTATAGAAGAATGCTGCGAGTAGGAGAGAGAGAAACGTCGATGGGAATAGGGAGTCATACTTGGATTGGGATTATGATATGCGATGTAATGAGAGTTTTAGATATGGAAAACGAGAAGAATATAGCTTAGGTGGTGTAAAGGCTATTTCATCCTTCCATAGGAAAGCCGATCCGGAGGAGTATCTTGATTGGGAGAAGAAGATGCTCGTGTTTTGAGATCCAAAATTATTCGGAAGCTAAGAAGGTAAAAAACAAACTTATAGCAAGTTTGCCAACTATGCTAACACTTGGCGGGATTAAATAAAGTTGGTTAGGAGATGATGTGGAAAGAAACATATAGTCTCGTAGAATGAGATGTAAAGAGTGATGAGGAAACGTTTAGTTCCTAATCACTATGATAAGAGAGTTGATAGAAGTGGTGGACGATACATGCATGAGGAGTTTTTGGTATCCACATGGAGGTCGAGTATGGAAGAGAAAATCGTGGCAAGGCAAATAATGGACTCAAAGCATGAAGCTCCCAAGCATCGATATCAAGGTATATGTAAAATTTTTCATATGTTCGTACTTGTGATATTAAATGCTCTTGGTGTCCAGAAATTGAATATAATATTAACCAATGTCCAAATAAGGTGGTGATAGTGATGGATTCTCAAGTAGAGCTTGAATCAAAAGTTGTAGTCGAGCTTGCATCTAAAGTGTAGTCGACCTTGAATCTAAAGTTGAAGATGAGAAAGTTGACAATGATGAGACTCCATCGATTGATAATGCGAACGTTGAACAGTATGTGGTGGAGGGTGAATCATTAGAGGATGAAGAAGTTATTGAGAATCAATTGATATTTCAAAGAGTGAGTGAAAAACAAAAAGAGTGTGATAGTGAAAAGAAATATGAGAAGgccgaaaaaaaaaagaggtcaaaaaagagagaaaaataaatttatgacCCAAATGAGTAAAGTTGAGAGAGACTTGATTTTTCATAAAACCCTTCAAATGTCTTTGTACAAAGAGGTTTATCCACATTGCCATGATATAGTcagttcaatcccgagcattgttatttCTTTTTTGCAGGATTTTGGAGGTGACATAACAAGGAGACAAACGATTTTTTGTGTTGAAAGAATCCAGTGGGTTAAGAGTAGTTGCCAACGCAACGACTAGGAGGTACGTCTTGCTTCCAAATCTTAATTCTACGATGTTTTGTTTTCAAAACTTTGGACAAAGAGTTGCAAATTTGTTATTTAAGAGATATGGCGTAATTTTAACTTTTATCTCTAAATTTTATGGAGATGACTAGAGTAGTGAGAAATTGTATGCATCAAGCTTAAATATTGTTGATTTTGATTTCTCGCAAGCTGTCAAATTGATGAGATTTAGTGGTAACCAGAATTTATATGCATTAGATTTAAAGTCTTGTGATGTGTTAAAAGATTGCAAGGATAACACATGTGGCATGTTCTATTTGCATCATTTACATTTGTTTGCTGAGGGTTGTGAAAAGTGCATGCTTGGATAtggaaatttttatgtttataataaattttttggtctatattcattgcatgagttacTTGTTAATGAGGCACATAGTTGTGGTTTGATGTGTAACTTCGGAGTAGCTAGAACCATATATATGTCGTATGAATTTTTATTATGGTTTTATATGAAGAGATATATTGAATAAGATTGTGAAAGATGCATTGCATATAACAAAATTATATCTAGGTTAAATTTTTATGTCTTGCATAaacttcttattcctagtgaaaACAAGTATTACATGAGCACGAAGAGGGGAAACTTGATATTTGTGATACTTACTaagattttgttattattattacatgCTAGTATCATGAAAGTATATCTTGGGCATGGGAGAGTTTGTGTTGCATGAATTTGTGAGTGTGCAAAGGATAACTGATGAAGAACTGGTAAAGGAAATCGTGGAGTATGGATTTCTTGGAATGTGGGAGCAAGTGGATAATAGCACCTATGAGCTAGATTTGAAATGTAAGTATGgtgataatataatattttgtgtTACTAACTTATATTGTTTTGTGTAGATAGCAAAGATTTGagaacaaatctttttgaaaaaGGGAAGTATGATGTGAACTTGATCGGGCATGACGtgttgactctc from Primulina eburnea isolate SZY01 chromosome 17, ASM2296580v1, whole genome shotgun sequence carries:
- the LOC140818347 gene encoding dolichyl-diphosphooligosaccharide--protein glycosyltransferase subunit 4A-like; this translates as MIDDNDLGFFANFLGIFIFVLVIAYHFVMADPKYEGN